One Ananas comosus cultivar F153 linkage group 1, ASM154086v1, whole genome shotgun sequence DNA window includes the following coding sequences:
- the LOC109715574 gene encoding uncharacterized protein LOC109715574 — protein sequence MNHGEKKLLMKKLLMKIKKMDNTLDKNPNQYMEKQSSLYEFTNQEFESSSTNLVKAISCGEELVHSNNESFPFNMPNISSLPVTSAEAVTYLPTGYSVEDEPKVGMTFISEEEACMPAGRL from the exons ATGAACCATGGTGAGAAGAAGCTGTTGATGAAGAAGCTGTTGATGAAGATTAAGAAAATGGACAACACCTTGGACAAAAACCCTAATCAAT ATATGGAAAAGCAATCAAGTCTATATGAATTCACCAACCAAGAATTTGAGTCTTCTTCTACAAATTTGGTAAAAGCAATATCATGTGGAGAAGAATTGGTACATTCTAATAATGAATCCTTCCCATTCAATATGCCAAATATTAGCTCCTTGCCTGTTACATCAGCCGAAGCAGTG ACTTATCTGCCAACTGGATATTCTGTGGAAGATGAACCCAAAGTTGGTATGACTTTTATATCTGAAGAAGAAGCTTGCATGCCTGCAGGTCGACTCTAG
- the LOC109717898 gene encoding pectinesterase QRT1 — translation MDAPYNVLSLIIAWALLMLSTTSTTRSCRGAWFGSLAVDDSFVSWDDLTVSSNKRNGLQAGEGGGGRVIVVSRDGSGDSRTVQEAVDMVPDGNNERVKILVSPGVYREKVTIPITKPYISLIGEAGSARTTVISWHSRASDRDTDGQAVGTFYSASFAVESDYFCANGITFENTAPGASPGAVGEQAVALRLSGDKAMLYQCNILGSQDTLFDHSGRHYFFDCYIQGSIDFIFGDARSLYQNCRLHAVASTYGAIAASQRDSPSDDSGFSFLSCRITGSGMNYLGRAWGRYARVVYSYCEMDGIIIPEGWSDWGDPSRARTAWFGEYNCRGKGADSRRRVPWARSLSYDEARPFLDRNFIDGEQWLNL, via the exons ATGGATGCTCCCTACAATGTTCTCAGCCTCATCATTGCATGGGCTCTTCTCATGCTCTCTACTACTTCTACCACCCGTAGTTGCCGCGGAGCGTGGTTCGGATCACTCGCGGTCGACGACAGCTTCGTCTCGTGGGACGACTTGACGGTGAGCTCGAACAAGAGGAACGGGCTGCAGGCGGGTGAGGGGGGCGGCGGCCGGGTCATCGTGGTCTCGCGCGACGGGTCGGGGGATTCGAGGACGGTGCAAGAAGCCGTGGACATGGTCCCGGACGGTAACAATGAGAGGGTTAAGATCCTTGTTTCCCCCGGAGTGTACCG AGAGAAGGTGACCATCCCTATAACAAAGCCGTACATCTCGCTGATCGGCGAGGCGGGGAGCGCGAGGACGACGGTGATCTCATGGCATTCGAGGGCTTCCGATCGCGACACGGACGGTCAAGCCGTCGGAACCTTCTACTCGGCCTCTTTTGCAGTGGAATCCGATTACTTCTGCGCGAACGGAATCACTTTCGAG AACACAGCTCCAGGGGCTTCACCAGGAGCAGTAGGAGAACAAGCAGTGGCACTTAGGCTCTCAGGGGACAAGGCCATGTTGTATCAGTGTAACATATTGGGGTCCCAGGACACACTCTTTGATCACAGTGGGAGGCATTACTTCTTTGATTGCTACATCCAAGGGTCCATTGATTTCATTTTCGGAGACGCGAGATCCCTATATCAG AATTGCAGGCTCCACGCCGTCGCGAGCACCTACGGGGCGATCGCGGCGTCGCAGAGGGATTCGCCGTCGGACGACTCgggattttcttttcttagttGCCGAATAACGGGCTCCGGCATGAACTACCTGGGGAGGGCCTGGGGAAGGTATGCAAGGGTGGTTTATTCTTATTGTGAGATGGATGGTATCATCATTCCTGAAGGGTGGAGTGACTGGGGAGACCCATCAAGGGCAAG GACGGCGTGGTTCGGAGAGTACAACTGCAGAGGAAAAGGCGCCGACTCGAGAAGAAGAGTGCCGTGGGCAAGATCACTCAGCTACGACGAAGCGCGACCTTTCCTCGATCGGAATTTCATCGACGGCGAACAATGGCTGAACCTGTag
- the LOC109715601 gene encoding ATP-dependent Clp protease proteolytic subunit 6, chloroplastic-like, protein MAPSTENGEKLSPAEEHSRKAFGLAATDSSGHLSPFAFSRRNAVNFTISCSLNHRGLHGQTTGASLKLPGHVSTYNSSKYDAVIEAKKGNPPIMPAVVTPGGPLDLSSVLFRNRIIFIGQPVNSQVAQRVISQLLTLTAVDEDADILMYLNCPGGSTYSIFAIYDCMSWIKPKVGTVCFGVAASQGALLLAGGEKGMRYAMPNARIMIHQPQSGCGGHVEDVRRQVNEAVQSRHKIDKMFAAFTGQPLEKVQQYTERDRFLSASEALEFGLIDGLLETEY, encoded by the exons ATGGCGCCGTCGACGGAGAACGGGGAGAAGCTTTCGCCCGCGGAGGAGCACTCCCGCAAGGCCTTCGGCTTGGCGGCCACCGACTCCTCCGGCCACCTCTCTCCTTTCGCCTTCTCTcgcag AAACGCGGTCAATTTCACCATTTCCTGCTCCCTGAATCATCGAG GATTGCATGGCCAAACAACTGGTGCCTCTCTTAAGCTTCCTGGACATGTATCCACATATAACTCTTCAAA GTATGATGCAGTCATTGAAGCGAAAAAAGGGAATCCACCTATAATGCCTGCTGTTGTGACTCCTGGAGGACCATTAGATTTGTCGTCTGTATTGTTCCGTAACCGTATAATCTTCATAGGCCAGCCTGTTAACTCACAAGTGGCACAGCGTGTTATATCTCAGCTTTTGACGCTTACTGCTGTCGATGAGGATGCTGATATTCTG ATGTACCTGAACTGCCCTGGTGGAAGCACTTATTCAATCTTTGCAATTTATGACTGCATGTCATGG ATAAAGCCCAAGGTGGGAACCGTATGCTTTGGTGTAGCTGCTAGCCAAGGTGCACTTCTTCTTGCTGGTGGTGAAAAGGGGATGCGATATGCAATGCCAAATGCTCGAATTATGATACATCAACCACAAAGTGGATGTGGG GGTCATGTGGAAGACGTGAGGCGACAAGTGAATGAAGCTGTTCAATCTCGGCAT AAAATTGACAAAATGTTTGCTGCTTTTACTGGTCAACCTTTAGAGAAAGTGCAACAATATACTGAAAGGGATCGTTTTCTATCCGCATCCGAA GCCCTAGAGTTTGGACTTATTGATGGACTTCTGGAAACAGAAtactag